In Pseudomonas sp. GCEP-101, one DNA window encodes the following:
- a CDS encoding sensor domain-containing diguanylate cyclase: MRTSSNPGVKEYERYEGLLRLARHAGGDCAVLLIDMHGQLLGQLGLDGAGALSLATLLSLNAATSPLSHQGQRLNLLASRVLRDPEGFPQARLLLLGNGDNVLSQEQQNLLRDVLELGEALLDRARSPHKESARRMALAVDGSGTGIWDRHVPTGEIHYSSAWKSLLGYSEDEIGSRIEDAYTRVHPDDLDYVQNTMREHFEGRTEAYEVEHRLRHKDGHYIWVCSRGKVVERDAAGNALRMLGTTTDITALRSMAEKLRESVELLTDLTNEIPGMVFQFRRQPDGTGSFPYVSAGVMDIYGVPAEQMQQNSVFLRDLIHPEDLPACLASLETSAAQMQPWRHEYRVQIAGRGILWRQGNAHPKRLPDGSLIWHGFITDITERKRIEAELQVLATTDFLTQLPNRGHFMRLIEAELGRVQRSTTRHAAILMCDIDHFKAINDRWGHAVGDEALRHFACILGRDIRRVDFAGRMGGEEFAVVLGDADVAAAQIFAQRLQQQLQELPLMQGGQRIPLSISIGIAALEAHDTSAEAALSRSDTALYRAKQNGRNRIECF; the protein is encoded by the coding sequence ATGCGAACTTCCAGTAATCCCGGGGTAAAGGAATACGAGCGATACGAGGGCCTGCTGCGGCTAGCCCGCCACGCCGGTGGGGATTGCGCCGTGCTGCTTATCGATATGCACGGCCAGTTGCTCGGCCAACTCGGCCTCGACGGCGCCGGTGCGCTTTCCCTCGCCACCCTGCTGTCACTCAATGCCGCCACCAGCCCGCTGAGCCATCAGGGGCAACGGCTGAACCTGCTGGCGAGCCGGGTCCTGCGCGACCCGGAAGGCTTTCCCCAGGCACGGTTGCTGCTGCTGGGCAATGGCGACAACGTGCTCAGCCAGGAGCAGCAGAACTTGCTGCGCGATGTGCTGGAACTGGGCGAGGCCCTGCTCGACCGCGCCCGCTCACCGCACAAGGAAAGCGCGCGGCGCATGGCCCTGGCGGTGGACGGCAGCGGCACCGGCATCTGGGACCGGCATGTGCCCACCGGCGAGATCCACTACTCCAGCGCCTGGAAATCCCTGCTGGGCTACAGCGAGGATGAAATCGGCAGCCGCATCGAGGACGCCTACACCCGGGTACACCCGGATGACCTCGACTATGTGCAGAACACCATGCGCGAGCACTTCGAGGGCCGCACCGAGGCCTACGAGGTGGAACACCGCCTGCGCCACAAGGACGGCCACTACATCTGGGTCTGCAGCCGCGGCAAGGTGGTCGAGCGCGATGCCGCCGGCAATGCCCTGCGCATGCTCGGCACCACCACCGACATCACCGCCCTGCGCAGCATGGCCGAAAAGCTGCGCGAGAGCGTCGAACTGCTCACCGACCTGACCAACGAAATCCCCGGCATGGTCTTCCAGTTCCGCCGCCAGCCCGACGGCACCGGCTCCTTCCCCTACGTCAGCGCGGGGGTGATGGACATCTACGGCGTGCCGGCCGAACAGATGCAGCAGAACTCGGTGTTCCTGCGCGACCTGATCCACCCCGAGGACCTGCCAGCCTGCCTTGCCTCGCTGGAAACCTCCGCCGCCCAGATGCAACCCTGGCGGCACGAATACCGCGTGCAGATCGCCGGGCGCGGCATCCTCTGGCGCCAGGGCAACGCGCACCCCAAGCGGCTGCCCGACGGCAGCCTGATCTGGCACGGCTTCATCACCGACATTACCGAACGCAAGCGCATCGAAGCCGAACTGCAGGTGCTGGCCACCACCGACTTCCTCACCCAGCTGCCCAATCGTGGCCACTTCATGCGCCTGATCGAGGCCGAACTGGGCCGCGTGCAACGCTCGACGACGCGTCACGCGGCGATCCTGATGTGCGACATCGACCACTTCAAGGCCATCAACGACCGTTGGGGGCACGCCGTGGGCGACGAGGCCCTGCGCCATTTCGCCTGCATCCTCGGGCGCGACATCCGTCGCGTGGATTTCGCCGGACGCATGGGCGGCGAGGAATTCGCCGTGGTGCTGGGCGACGCCGACGTCGCCGCCGCGCAGATATTCGCCCAGCGCCTGCAACAACAGCTGCAGGAACTGCCGCTGATGCAGGGTGGCCAGCGCATACCGCTGAGCATCAGCATCGGCATCGCCGCGCTGGAAGCGCACGACACCTCCGCCGAAGCCGCGCTGTCGCGCAGCGACACCGCCCTCTACCGCGCCAAGCAGAACGGCCGCAACCGCATCGAGTGCTTCTGA
- a CDS encoding OprD family porin has product MKHLKRSVIMLAVSAAASQFASAEPFVTSQADAKGFAEDAKFDILLRNYYYDHDGKNGRDDNRDWTQGFLANFSSGYTQGTVGFGVDAFGYLGIKLDAGGGRTGTGNLPVDNHGDPEDDYGKAGAALKVRLSKTELKFGDMQPVAPVFAAGGSRLIPQTASGFNLLSSEIDGLDVEAGHFTAGTSPITTSHDGGLYATYANVEADSVDYVGGKYAITDHLNVSLYGSEFEDIWRQYYGNVNWLLPMTSDQSLGFDFNIYNTRDHGQAKAGKISNTTWSLAAAYSFLQAHTFTLAFQKVNGDTPFDYVGFGDNGAGAGGDSIFLANSVQYSDFNGPGERSWQARYDLAMDTYGVPGLSFMARYIKGDNIDGTHADPNGQYVGLYGEDGKHHETDLEAKYVVQEGPAKDLSFRMRQAFHRSNGDQGEADNNELRLIVEYPLSIL; this is encoded by the coding sequence ATGAAGCACCTCAAACGCAGCGTCATCATGCTCGCTGTTTCCGCCGCCGCCAGCCAGTTCGCCAGCGCCGAACCCTTCGTCACCAGCCAGGCCGACGCCAAGGGCTTCGCCGAGGACGCCAAGTTCGACATCCTGCTGCGCAACTACTACTACGACCACGACGGCAAGAACGGCCGCGACGACAACCGCGACTGGACCCAGGGCTTCCTGGCGAACTTCTCCTCCGGCTACACCCAGGGCACCGTCGGCTTTGGCGTCGATGCCTTCGGCTACCTGGGTATCAAGCTCGACGCCGGCGGCGGGCGCACCGGCACCGGCAACCTGCCGGTGGACAACCATGGCGACCCCGAGGACGACTACGGCAAGGCGGGCGCCGCGCTGAAAGTGCGCCTCTCCAAGACCGAGCTGAAATTCGGTGACATGCAGCCGGTAGCGCCGGTCTTCGCGGCCGGCGGTTCGCGCCTGATCCCGCAGACCGCCTCGGGCTTCAACCTGCTGAGCAGCGAAATCGACGGGCTGGACGTGGAAGCCGGCCACTTCACCGCGGGCACCAGCCCGATCACCACCAGCCATGACGGCGGCCTGTACGCCACCTACGCCAACGTCGAGGCCGACAGCGTGGACTACGTCGGCGGCAAGTACGCCATCACCGACCACCTCAACGTGTCGCTGTACGGCTCCGAGTTCGAGGACATCTGGCGCCAGTACTACGGCAACGTGAACTGGTTGCTGCCGATGACCAGCGACCAGTCGCTGGGCTTCGACTTCAATATCTACAACACCCGCGACCATGGCCAGGCCAAGGCCGGCAAGATCAGCAACACCACCTGGTCGCTGGCCGCCGCCTACTCCTTCCTGCAGGCGCACACCTTCACCCTGGCCTTCCAGAAGGTCAACGGCGACACCCCGTTCGACTACGTCGGCTTCGGCGACAACGGTGCCGGCGCGGGCGGCGACTCCATCTTCCTCGCCAACTCCGTGCAGTACTCCGACTTCAACGGCCCGGGCGAGCGCTCCTGGCAGGCCCGTTACGACCTGGCGATGGATACCTACGGCGTGCCCGGCCTGAGCTTCATGGCCCGCTACATCAAGGGCGACAACATCGACGGCACCCACGCCGACCCGAACGGCCAGTACGTCGGCCTGTACGGCGAGGATGGCAAGCACCACGAGACCGACCTGGAGGCCAAGTACGTCGTCCAGGAGGGCCCGGCGAAGGACCTGTCGTTCCGTATGCGCCAGGCGTTCCACCGCTCCAATGGCGACCAGGGTGAAGCCGACAACAACGAACTGCGCCTGATCGTCGAGTACCCGCTGTCGATCCTGTAA
- a CDS encoding RidA family protein — protein sequence MMPTFIPDADPESISSDVAGFGGLLVSTQIPTREDGSLELGDITAQSEATLRSLQVALEKAGSGLDHVLHLTIYLTSMAERAAFNEVYCRFFAKPYPVRAAVGIAELAVEGMKVEVTAIAAKRAG from the coding sequence ATGATGCCTACCTTCATTCCCGACGCGGACCCCGAATCCATCTCCTCCGACGTCGCCGGCTTCGGCGGCCTGCTGGTGTCCACGCAGATCCCCACCCGCGAGGACGGCAGCCTGGAACTGGGCGACATCACCGCCCAGAGCGAAGCCACCCTGCGCAGCCTGCAAGTGGCTCTGGAAAAGGCCGGCAGCGGCCTGGACCACGTGCTGCACCTGACCATCTACCTCACCAGCATGGCCGAGCGCGCCGCGTTCAACGAGGTGTACTGCCGCTTCTTCGCCAAGCCTTACCCGGTGCGCGCCGCCGTGGGGATCGCCGAGCTGGCGGTCGAGGGCATGAAGGTCGAAGTCACCGCCATCGCGGCCAAGCGCGCGGGCTGA
- a CDS encoding HvfA family oxazolone/thioamide-modified RiPP metallophore, which translates to MTRTSKTQLGLLAVALAGSLNLASSAFAVEALPQGYQLASAAKAGEGKCGEGKCGANQTKAKASQGEGKCGEGKCGADGAQAKASGAEGKCGEGKCGDASFARTDADHDGRVSRAELLAVAPKANAEFDAIDANHDGYLSEAEVYQFRKHQFDSNGKPFPSDLYSKLSQARN; encoded by the coding sequence ATGACCCGTACCTCGAAGACTCAACTGGGCCTGCTCGCTGTCGCCCTGGCCGGTAGCCTGAACCTGGCATCCTCCGCCTTCGCTGTCGAAGCCCTGCCCCAGGGCTACCAACTGGCCTCTGCCGCCAAGGCGGGCGAAGGCAAATGTGGCGAGGGCAAGTGCGGCGCCAACCAGACCAAGGCCAAGGCCAGCCAGGGCGAAGGCAAGTGTGGCGAAGGCAAATGCGGCGCCGACGGTGCCCAGGCCAAGGCCAGCGGTGCGGAAGGCAAGTGCGGTGAAGGCAAATGTGGCGATGCCTCCTTCGCCCGTACCGACGCCGACCACGACGGCCGTGTCTCCCGCGCCGAACTGCTGGCCGTGGCGCCCAAGGCCAATGCCGAGTTCGATGCCATCGACGCCAACCACGACGGCTACCTCTCCGAGGCTGAGGTCTACCAGTTCCGCAAGCACCAGTTCGATTCCAACGGCAAACCCTTCCCGTCCGACCTGTACAGCAAGCTGAGCCAGGCCAGGAACTGA
- a CDS encoding HvfB family MNIO-type RiPP peptide maturase, translating into MSTTAPLQGAGLGLRRALLPDLLTLDDRAVDFLEVAPDNWIGVGGTYGEGLARLAERFPLSCHGLSLSLGGPEPLDHVFLGRIREFLDQHQVPLFSEHLSYCSDEGHLYDLIPMPFTDEAVRHIAGRIREVQDALGRRIAVENISYYAAPYQALSEIDFLRAVLGEADCDLLLDVNNLYVNAHNHGYDAADFLARVPAERVVCLHVAGHYDEAPDLKIDTHGAEVKDDVWSLLASAYQYLGTVPTLLERDFNLPPLAELLGEVNTIRRLQAAARRPEVRHG; encoded by the coding sequence ATGAGCACCACCGCACCCCTACAGGGGGCAGGCCTGGGCCTGCGCCGCGCCCTGCTGCCCGACCTGCTGACCCTGGACGACCGCGCCGTGGACTTCCTCGAAGTCGCCCCGGACAACTGGATCGGCGTGGGCGGCACCTACGGCGAAGGGTTGGCCCGCCTGGCCGAGCGCTTCCCGCTGTCCTGCCATGGCCTGTCGCTGTCCCTCGGTGGCCCGGAGCCGCTGGACCACGTGTTCCTCGGCCGCATCCGCGAGTTCCTCGACCAGCACCAGGTGCCGCTGTTCAGCGAACACCTGAGCTACTGCTCCGACGAAGGCCACCTCTACGACCTGATTCCCATGCCCTTCACCGACGAGGCCGTGCGCCACATCGCCGGGCGCATCCGCGAAGTGCAGGACGCCCTCGGCCGCCGTATCGCGGTGGAGAACATCTCCTACTACGCCGCGCCCTACCAGGCGCTGAGCGAAATCGACTTCCTCCGCGCCGTGCTCGGCGAGGCCGACTGCGACCTGCTGCTGGACGTCAACAACCTCTACGTCAATGCCCACAACCACGGCTACGACGCCGCCGATTTCCTGGCCCGCGTGCCGGCCGAGCGCGTCGTCTGCCTGCATGTCGCCGGGCACTACGACGAAGCGCCGGACCTGAAGATCGATACCCATGGCGCCGAGGTGAAGGACGACGTCTGGAGCCTGCTGGCCAGCGCCTACCAGTACCTGGGCACGGTGCCGACCCTGCTCGAGCGTGATTTCAACCTGCCGCCGCTGGCCGAACTGCTCGGCGAAGTGAACACCATCCGCCGCCTGCAAGCCGCCGCGCGCCGGCCGGAGGTGCGCCATGGCTGA
- a CDS encoding HvfC family RiPP maturation protein, producing MAETLRDQQLRMTRYIRDPQANEPPPGIEARRLAVYRQLFFGNLQSLLAGNFPVLHASLAREHWQALTEDFYAAFRCQTPLFTEVAGEFVEYLEGRTDQPGWVAELAHYEFIETALLLSDNAEPPHDPHGDLLDGVPLLSSLAVPLAYAWPVSHIGPEHLPSQAPAEPTLLLARRDTDLKVYFSRLAPLAHALLVSLQQWQLTGRQHLTALAEIAGVEAAAIEAQGIALLRSLKEQGVVLGTRPNCTTPRRPLLHRP from the coding sequence ATGGCTGAGACCCTGCGCGACCAGCAACTGCGCATGACCCGCTACATCCGTGACCCGCAGGCCAACGAGCCGCCGCCCGGCATCGAGGCGCGGCGCCTGGCGGTGTACCGGCAATTGTTCTTCGGCAACCTGCAGTCGCTACTCGCCGGCAACTTCCCGGTGCTGCACGCCAGCCTGGCGCGCGAGCACTGGCAGGCGCTGACCGAGGACTTCTACGCGGCCTTCCGCTGCCAGACGCCGCTGTTCACCGAGGTTGCCGGCGAGTTCGTCGAATATCTGGAGGGGCGCACCGATCAGCCCGGCTGGGTGGCGGAACTGGCGCACTACGAGTTCATCGAGACGGCGCTGCTGCTCAGCGACAACGCCGAGCCACCCCATGATCCGCACGGTGACCTGCTCGACGGCGTGCCGCTGCTTTCCAGCCTTGCCGTGCCGCTGGCCTACGCCTGGCCGGTCAGCCATATCGGCCCCGAGCACCTCCCGTCGCAGGCGCCGGCCGAGCCGACATTGCTGCTGGCGCGCCGGGATACCGACCTGAAGGTGTACTTCTCGCGTCTGGCACCGCTGGCCCATGCGCTGCTGGTGTCGCTGCAACAGTGGCAGCTCACCGGGCGCCAACACCTCACGGCGCTGGCGGAAATTGCCGGCGTCGAAGCGGCCGCCATCGAAGCGCAGGGCATCGCCCTGCTGCGCAGCCTGAAAGAACAGGGCGTGGTGCTCGGCACCCGCCCCAACTGCACCACCCCCCGTCGTCCCCTCTTGCACCGCCCCTGA
- a CDS encoding organic hydroperoxide resistance protein: protein MTDTLATVIYTAHTHTTGGRDGRGQTADGELDLPLSPPGSGRPGTNPEQLFAIGWSACFIGALRRTGQKLNLRLPADVAVSADVSLGNTADGGFALAAQLTVHLPGLAAEDKAKLVEEAHQICPYSKATRGNIEVGFVIP from the coding sequence ATGACCGACACCCTCGCAACCGTGATCTACACCGCCCACACCCACACCACCGGCGGCCGCGACGGCCGCGGCCAGACCGCCGACGGCGAGCTGGACCTGCCCCTGAGCCCGCCCGGTTCGGGCCGCCCCGGCACGAACCCCGAGCAGCTGTTCGCCATCGGCTGGTCCGCCTGCTTCATCGGCGCCCTGCGTCGCACCGGGCAGAAACTGAACCTGCGCCTGCCGGCCGACGTGGCGGTGAGCGCCGACGTGTCCCTGGGCAACACCGCCGACGGCGGCTTCGCCCTGGCCGCCCAACTCACCGTGCACCTGCCGGGGCTGGCCGCCGAGGACAAGGCGAAACTGGTGGAAGAAGCGCACCAGATCTGCCCGTACTCCAAAGCTACCCGCGGCAATATCGAGGTAGGGTTCGTCATTCCCTGA
- a CDS encoding HvfX family Cu-binding RiPP maturation protein, which yields MTLLTLNPIKTVFAQLDRLAAWGWDIPLRLFLAWEFFESGLEKWHGDNWFEQIHANFPFPFNHFSAGFDWQVSMWAELIAPVLLLLGLATRFASASLIVVTLVAIAAVHWPAQWSSLAELAQGYSITDHGFGNYKLPLIYLVALLPLALKGAGALSLDGVVRRVQGASRSA from the coding sequence ATGACCCTGCTGACCCTGAACCCGATCAAGACCGTTTTCGCCCAACTCGACCGCCTCGCCGCCTGGGGCTGGGACATCCCGCTGCGGCTGTTCCTGGCCTGGGAATTCTTCGAGTCGGGCCTGGAGAAATGGCACGGTGACAACTGGTTCGAACAGATCCACGCCAACTTCCCTTTCCCCTTCAACCACTTCTCCGCCGGCTTCGACTGGCAGGTGTCGATGTGGGCCGAACTGATCGCGCCGGTATTGCTCCTGCTCGGCCTGGCCACCCGCTTCGCCTCGGCCTCGCTGATCGTCGTGACCCTCGTCGCGATTGCCGCGGTGCACTGGCCGGCACAGTGGTCGAGCCTGGCGGAACTGGCCCAGGGCTACTCGATCACCGACCATGGTTTTGGCAACTACAAGCTGCCGCTGATCTACCTGGTGGCGCTGCTGCCGCTGGCACTCAAGGGGGCCGGGGCGTTGAGCCTGGATGGAGTGGTGCGGCGAGTCCAGGGGGCTTCGCGGAGCGCCTGA
- a CDS encoding ferric reductase-like transmembrane domain-containing protein — translation MNRPANPARLHGWRLFCLLSLLVLIVTVLALWSQPQWVEALRSAIRVTARTSFALFLATFLASSLASLLPGDFTRGLLRERRFLGLAFAFSHAVHAVLIVFYVKFFPETFWHGRSAAANIPGSVGYLFIILLTLTSFPYAVKRLGARTWKRLHSTGTWVIALVFLLSFYKRLPLGSWYPLGFGLIFSAIAFKLLAKLAVRLRRGARPALPNA, via the coding sequence ATGAACCGTCCCGCCAACCCCGCCCGCCTGCATGGCTGGCGCCTGTTTTGCCTGCTGTCGCTGCTGGTGCTGATCGTCACCGTCCTGGCCCTGTGGTCCCAGCCGCAGTGGGTGGAAGCGCTGCGCAGCGCCATCCGCGTCACCGCCCGCACCTCCTTCGCGCTGTTCCTCGCCACCTTTCTCGCCTCGTCCCTGGCGTCGCTGCTGCCGGGCGACTTCACCCGCGGCCTGCTGCGCGAGCGGCGCTTTCTCGGCCTGGCCTTTGCCTTCTCCCACGCCGTGCACGCCGTGCTGATCGTCTTCTACGTAAAGTTCTTCCCCGAGACCTTCTGGCACGGCCGCAGCGCCGCCGCGAACATCCCCGGCTCGGTCGGCTACCTGTTCATCATCCTGCTGACCCTCACCTCGTTCCCCTACGCGGTGAAGCGGCTCGGCGCCCGCACCTGGAAGCGCCTGCACAGCACCGGCACCTGGGTCATCGCCCTGGTGTTCCTGCTGTCCTTCTACAAGCGCCTGCCGCTGGGCTCCTGGTACCCACTGGGCTTCGGCCTGATCTTCAGCGCCATCGCCTTCAAGCTCCTCGCCAAGCTGGCGGTGCGCCTGCGCCGTGGCGCCCGTCCCGCCCTGCCGAACGCCTGA